A single Candidatus Neptunochlamydia vexilliferae DNA region contains:
- a CDS encoding ATP-binding protein, translating to MKKLPIGLQSISEVINGGYVYIDKTQFAYDLIEQGKHYFVARPRRFGKSLFINTLKEILKGNKELFKECAIYSTDYKWEAHPFVHLDFTQILTGSQEDLEKSLTRALGQIADTYHISNEISSPKEGLIDIVKALAKKGQVAVLIDEYDKPIIDNLKDINLAEKNRNLLQNFFGALKGLDEYLKFTFITGISKFSQVSLFSGLNNLKDMTTRPKYATLFGYSEEEITHAFQDHIAAVMKKRENKSKQEILSEMRQWYNGYRFSYEGAPVYNPFSTLNFLDEGRPQSFWYSTGTPSFLIELIKKMPTPSFQLSGIQAKPSELIDIGDLEDIDLKALMWQTGYLTFQSYDVKRDLYKLDFPNREVRRAFFDSLLQKFAKISPADVSLQSLECRSDLANHDLSTFFERINVYFAKIPYNLFKNACEAFYHSIFLILLEGMGIKTHAEDPTNIGRIDLVFELENTTYIIEFKVDKDGHAAFEQADLRKYKEKYTHNGNHVAVVGINFSSESRNISDWKGELLSPSGESIKMFAP from the coding sequence ATGAAAAAATTACCGATAGGCCTCCAGTCGATCTCTGAAGTCATCAATGGAGGGTATGTCTACATCGATAAAACACAGTTTGCCTACGATCTTATCGAGCAAGGTAAGCACTACTTTGTTGCAAGACCGCGCCGCTTTGGAAAATCTCTTTTTATCAATACCCTCAAGGAGATCTTAAAGGGAAATAAAGAGCTATTCAAAGAATGTGCCATCTACTCAACCGACTATAAATGGGAAGCCCACCCCTTCGTTCACCTAGACTTTACGCAAATTTTAACAGGTAGCCAAGAAGACTTAGAAAAGAGCTTAACAAGAGCACTGGGACAAATCGCTGACACCTACCATATTTCTAACGAAATATCCTCCCCAAAAGAGGGCTTGATCGATATCGTTAAAGCCCTTGCAAAAAAAGGACAGGTTGCCGTTTTAATCGACGAATATGATAAACCTATTATCGACAATCTCAAAGATATCAACCTTGCAGAAAAAAACCGAAATCTTCTCCAAAACTTTTTTGGGGCCCTGAAAGGTTTAGATGAGTATTTGAAGTTTACCTTTATTACTGGAATTAGTAAGTTTTCTCAAGTGTCCCTTTTTTCAGGACTTAATAACTTAAAAGACATGACTACTCGTCCGAAGTATGCGACCCTTTTTGGCTACTCAGAAGAGGAAATCACTCATGCTTTCCAAGATCATATTGCAGCCGTAATGAAAAAAAGAGAGAATAAGAGCAAGCAAGAGATCTTAAGTGAGATGAGACAGTGGTATAATGGGTACCGTTTTTCTTACGAAGGAGCCCCGGTTTATAATCCGTTTTCCACTCTAAATTTTTTAGATGAAGGGCGACCTCAAAGTTTCTGGTATAGCACAGGGACTCCATCCTTTTTAATTGAACTCATCAAAAAGATGCCCACTCCCTCTTTCCAGCTCAGTGGTATTCAGGCTAAGCCTTCTGAGCTTATTGATATCGGCGACTTAGAAGACATTGATCTTAAAGCATTGATGTGGCAAACGGGTTACCTAACCTTTCAAAGTTACGACGTTAAAAGAGACCTATATAAGCTCGATTTTCCCAATCGTGAGGTCAGGCGGGCCTTTTTTGACTCTTTACTTCAAAAGTTTGCCAAAATTAGTCCTGCAGATGTCTCCCTCCAATCCTTGGAATGCAGAAGTGACTTAGCCAATCATGATCTTTCTACTTTCTTTGAGCGTATCAACGTTTACTTTGCAAAAATCCCCTATAACCTATTTAAAAATGCTTGTGAGGCTTTCTATCACAGTATTTTTCTGATTCTCCTCGAAGGGATGGGAATTAAGACCCACGCTGAGGACCCTACAAATATTGGACGGATTGACCTTGTCTTTGAATTAGAAAACACCACCTACATCATCGAGTTTAAGGTGGACAAAGATGGTCACGCTGCTTTTGAGCAGGCAGACCTACGCAAATATAAAGAAAAATACACCCATAACGGAAACCACGTTGCAGTTGTGGGAATCAACTTTAGCTCTGAATCTCGCAATATCTCTGACTGGAAAGGAGAGCTCTTGTCCCCTTCAGGAGAGAGCATTAAAATGTTTGC